In Leptospira sp. WS58.C1, a single genomic region encodes these proteins:
- the lsa33 gene encoding surface adhesin Lsa33, whose product MKRIAITFFLALSIVFVDCKKAKEDLQGGVITFTKGTVKIYDNAGKEKPVSIDTFLLPEDKIETGKDSYADLQLTEGVLVRIKENTSLTLKKIFIDSANGETFADMGLTKGKIFTKVAGKLSKTSKFTVSTPTVVASVRGTEFIVEESGKGSSTRVSDGSVEVADADNPENQAVADAGENVSSNGDTFKEQPLTEDEAQELKDDSATIQSITEEQRARIQEILKDFQENKARILQGLEEQKQRNRELIEGAKEENRKLLEEAKSAGKEEKEAIQKAGKEEKEKVKSSMDDAKKELENQRKSLKDQAAPK is encoded by the coding sequence ATGAAACGGATTGCCATAACCTTCTTTCTGGCCCTCAGCATTGTATTTGTAGATTGTAAGAAAGCCAAAGAAGATCTCCAAGGTGGAGTAATCACATTCACCAAGGGAACAGTAAAAATTTACGATAATGCCGGGAAAGAAAAACCCGTATCCATAGATACTTTCCTTTTGCCGGAAGACAAGATAGAGACAGGAAAGGATTCTTATGCGGACCTTCAATTGACGGAAGGTGTCCTAGTTAGGATCAAAGAAAACACAAGTCTTACTCTAAAGAAAATTTTTATCGATTCCGCAAACGGAGAAACCTTCGCGGATATGGGACTGACTAAGGGGAAAATTTTCACCAAGGTTGCGGGAAAGCTTAGTAAAACTTCCAAGTTCACAGTTTCCACCCCTACGGTTGTTGCTTCCGTTCGAGGAACCGAGTTCATCGTAGAAGAATCCGGCAAAGGTTCAAGTACCAGAGTCTCCGACGGTTCTGTAGAAGTTGCGGACGCGGATAATCCGGAAAACCAAGCAGTGGCGGATGCAGGAGAAAATGTTAGCTCTAACGGAGATACATTCAAAGAACAACCTTTAACAGAGGATGAAGCCCAAGAGTTAAAGGATGATTCCGCTACCATTCAGTCCATTACGGAAGAACAAAGAGCGCGTATCCAAGAGATCCTGAAAGATTTCCAGGAAAATAAGGCTCGTATCCTCCAAGGATTGGAAGAGCAAAAACAAAGAAATAGAGAACTCATCGAAGGCGCAAAAGAAGAAAATCGAAAACTTCTAGAAGAAGCTAAGAGCGCCGGCAAAGAAGAAAAAGAAGCCATCCAAAAAGCAGGCAAAGAAGAGAAAGAAAAAGTAAAATCTTCTATGGACGATGCCAAAAAGGAATTGGAGAACCAGCGTAAGTCTTTAAAAGACCAGGCAGCTCCTAAATAA
- a CDS encoding SemiSWEET transporter, which yields MDPISLLGFIACTLTTLAFLPQLIKVILEKRTRDISRNMYLVLSVGVFFWLCYGVLKNDFPIILANSFTLLFTTTILWYKLRSKEEE from the coding sequence ATGGATCCGATCTCTTTACTTGGATTTATTGCTTGTACTCTGACTACTCTGGCATTTCTTCCGCAGTTAATCAAAGTGATCTTGGAAAAAAGGACTAGGGATATTTCCAGGAATATGTATCTGGTCCTTTCTGTGGGAGTGTTTTTCTGGCTTTGTTACGGTGTCTTAAAAAATGATTTTCCGATCATTCTGGCAAACTCATTCACCTTACTTTTCACCACTACCATACTCTGGTACAAACTTCGTTCCAAAGAAGAAGAATAA
- a CDS encoding ferredoxin, which translates to MTKIAYVDKDNCTSCNQCADNLPKYFQMDDNDTSETHIGGENVNQAPIPEEDWKTVQKEMDECPGECIHWRK; encoded by the coding sequence ATGACCAAAATAGCCTATGTAGATAAGGACAACTGTACTTCTTGCAACCAGTGTGCAGACAATCTACCTAAGTACTTTCAGATGGACGATAATGATACTTCCGAAACTCATATCGGAGGAGAGAATGTAAACCAAGCTCCGATCCCGGAAGAGGATTGGAAAACTGTTCAGAAAGAGATGGATGAATGTCCCGGTGAATGTATTCACTGGAGAAAGTAA
- the guaA gene encoding glutamine-hydrolyzing GMP synthase, translated as MKHQNVIGIVDFGGQYAHLIASRIRRLGAYSEILGNDEPLETYSKLSGIILSGGPESVYEPDSPSLPVEVLKLGIPVLGICYGHQLMMKLLGGEVKKAGTAEYGRAALDFIDTSKTKLLQGFAGGEVVWMSHGDEVTRLPSGFTRTASSQDCEYAVVENPTQKWFGIQLHPEVTHTEKGSVLLENFVKISGAEGTWDLKQFLDLKEKELHSIVPSDKKIFLLVSGGVDSTVSYLLLSRALGKDRVKGVLIDTGFMRKNEVSDLQAKLAPQGIQLHVHDSSELFYSALKGKKDPEEKRKIVGNLFLQAQADCAKSLGLNAEEWLLGQGTIYPDTIESGGTKHSHTIKTHHNRVEAIQKLMEEGKVVEPIKDLYKDEVRELGNYLGLPKEWTGRHPFPGPGLVVRMIAQEKPIETSVQKQLDELVGKESSLSAKLLPVASVGVKGDQRSYAHCAAISGDKTWDELDKISTAITNQISSVNRVVLFLGKSEDFSKANFQFQAIDLDQKDSDILREADAAVEKILQKRKIYDQIWQMPVVLLPLGSETGKRSIVLRPVDSQEAMTASFFRLEKDVLDELVSEVLKIPGIEYLFFDLTNKPPGTIEWE; from the coding sequence ATGAAGCACCAAAATGTAATTGGGATCGTGGATTTTGGAGGGCAGTACGCCCATTTGATCGCGTCCAGAATTCGTCGTTTGGGGGCTTATTCCGAAATTTTAGGCAACGACGAACCTTTAGAAACATATTCCAAACTTTCAGGCATCATTCTTTCCGGAGGACCGGAAAGTGTATACGAACCGGATTCTCCCTCTCTGCCTGTCGAAGTCCTAAAACTTGGAATTCCAGTTTTAGGGATTTGTTACGGCCACCAACTCATGATGAAACTTCTGGGTGGAGAAGTGAAAAAAGCGGGGACCGCAGAATACGGAAGAGCCGCTTTAGATTTTATTGATACTTCCAAAACGAAATTACTCCAAGGTTTTGCAGGAGGAGAAGTAGTGTGGATGAGCCATGGGGACGAGGTGACTCGTTTGCCATCCGGTTTTACTCGCACCGCATCCAGCCAAGACTGCGAATACGCAGTGGTAGAAAATCCCACCCAAAAATGGTTCGGAATCCAACTCCACCCGGAAGTGACCCATACCGAAAAAGGTTCCGTTCTTTTAGAAAACTTTGTAAAAATTTCGGGAGCGGAAGGTACCTGGGATCTTAAACAATTTTTAGATCTAAAAGAGAAGGAACTACATTCCATCGTTCCTTCCGATAAAAAGATCTTCTTACTCGTCTCCGGAGGTGTGGATTCCACTGTTTCGTACCTTCTTCTTTCCAGAGCTTTAGGAAAAGACAGAGTCAAGGGAGTTCTGATCGATACGGGATTTATGAGAAAAAACGAGGTCTCCGATCTACAGGCAAAACTTGCTCCGCAAGGAATCCAATTGCATGTGCACGATTCTTCCGAACTTTTTTATTCCGCTCTAAAAGGAAAAAAAGATCCGGAAGAAAAACGTAAGATTGTAGGAAATCTATTCTTACAAGCGCAAGCAGACTGTGCGAAAAGTTTAGGACTGAACGCTGAAGAATGGTTACTCGGACAAGGAACCATCTATCCGGATACGATAGAAAGCGGCGGAACAAAACATTCTCATACGATCAAGACCCATCATAACAGGGTAGAAGCCATCCAGAAATTAATGGAAGAAGGTAAGGTCGTAGAACCGATCAAGGACTTATACAAAGACGAGGTCCGAGAACTTGGAAATTACCTAGGACTTCCGAAAGAATGGACCGGAAGACATCCTTTCCCAGGCCCGGGACTTGTAGTCCGAATGATCGCCCAAGAAAAACCGATCGAGACTTCTGTTCAAAAACAATTGGATGAGCTAGTCGGAAAGGAATCTTCTTTGAGCGCAAAACTTCTTCCTGTAGCCTCCGTGGGAGTGAAGGGCGACCAAAGATCCTACGCACATTGTGCTGCCATTTCAGGCGACAAGACCTGGGACGAGTTGGATAAAATTTCCACAGCGATCACTAACCAAATTTCTTCGGTAAATCGAGTCGTTCTATTTTTAGGAAAGTCTGAGGACTTCTCCAAAGCGAATTTCCAATTCCAGGCAATCGACTTGGACCAGAAAGATTCTGATATCTTGAGAGAAGCGGACGCAGCAGTAGAGAAGATACTACAAAAGAGAAAGATCTACGATCAGATCTGGCAAATGCCAGTGGTACTTCTTCCTTTGGGCTCCGAAACAGGAAAAAGAAGTATCGTTCTTAGGCCGGTCGATTCTCAGGAAGCAATGACTGCGAGTTTCTTCCGACTGGAAAAAGATGTTTTGGATGAACTTGTTTCCGAAGTCCTGAAAATTCCGGGGATCGAATATTTGTTTTTCGATCTGACAAACAAACCTCCCGGCACCATAGAGTGGGAATAG
- a CDS encoding FHA domain-containing protein, which translates to MIRSFFLYILIVVASVYPSFVGAESIHLEEYDISRYPKVELRLRAGKGVSLDQEILTVSEQKENRSRRVGPLKIQRPDGTRPIHIYLITQMTNSFDHNVQATEILKTIVERADSADRFSFVFFTDDVFFSKDDLSKSDALKEAKVPGGKSNRNTSANLDYVFQKISPRLRETDYILTIFYDNDLIPSNEAQNGEYTPNIPINVLTFPSNGGKFLAKRYGGTFYSLNSPDFRTQVFGDLDYFRKEPWSLIYESPFQDEWQFQGSGNLEVELETKNSRRLSFSYDLPFRTRLAVFLLHPSIFLPSFTFLLVLTLVALIVVLKKGKKQNPEGTVSAEERLHTIEFEQDAYRKMYGNQYQLVYSEEDKIETERAAPVALKEFEQGESYEKATLVFKEGRNPGKQYSLARAETNIGNSDLCDLVLYEQSVSKNHARIRKVRNRYILYDLVSETGTFLNGKKILRPRILYDFDEIGIGKALLVFRGK; encoded by the coding sequence ATGATCCGGTCCTTCTTCTTATACATTCTGATCGTAGTGGCAAGCGTTTATCCGTCGTTTGTCGGGGCAGAAAGTATCCATTTAGAAGAATATGATATTTCCAGGTATCCTAAAGTAGAATTAAGACTGAGAGCAGGAAAGGGAGTATCCCTAGATCAGGAAATCCTTACCGTTTCGGAACAAAAAGAAAATCGTTCCAGGAGAGTGGGACCGCTCAAGATCCAAAGACCGGATGGCACAAGGCCCATCCATATATACCTGATCACTCAGATGACGAACTCATTCGATCATAATGTACAAGCCACTGAGATCTTAAAAACAATCGTGGAAAGAGCGGATTCTGCAGACAGATTCAGTTTTGTTTTTTTTACGGATGATGTATTTTTCTCCAAGGACGACCTGAGTAAATCGGATGCCTTGAAAGAAGCCAAGGTCCCGGGCGGGAAATCCAATAGGAATACTTCCGCGAATCTGGATTATGTTTTCCAAAAGATCTCTCCTCGTTTGAGAGAGACGGATTATATTTTAACAATCTTTTACGATAATGATCTGATCCCATCCAACGAGGCTCAGAACGGGGAGTACACTCCGAATATTCCGATCAACGTTCTTACTTTTCCTTCGAATGGGGGAAAGTTTTTAGCTAAAAGATATGGGGGAACATTCTACTCTTTAAACTCTCCTGATTTCAGGACCCAAGTGTTCGGGGACCTGGATTATTTCAGAAAAGAACCTTGGTCCTTAATTTACGAGTCTCCTTTTCAGGACGAGTGGCAATTCCAAGGAAGTGGAAATCTGGAAGTAGAACTGGAGACTAAAAATTCCAGGCGATTGAGTTTTTCGTATGACCTTCCGTTTCGGACAAGGCTTGCGGTTTTCTTATTACATCCTTCTATTTTTCTTCCTAGCTTTACTTTCTTACTCGTTCTCACCTTGGTTGCTCTGATCGTAGTATTAAAAAAGGGCAAAAAGCAGAATCCGGAAGGAACTGTGAGTGCGGAAGAGAGACTTCATACGATTGAATTCGAACAAGACGCGTACCGGAAAATGTACGGTAATCAATACCAACTTGTTTACTCGGAAGAAGATAAGATCGAGACCGAAAGGGCTGCCCCCGTTGCTTTAAAGGAATTCGAACAAGGTGAATCTTACGAAAAAGCGACCCTTGTTTTTAAAGAAGGAAGAAATCCAGGGAAACAATACTCTCTTGCAAGAGCGGAGACCAATATCGGAAATTCGGATCTTTGCGATCTGGTCTTATACGAACAATCCGTCAGTAAAAATCACGCAAGGATCAGAAAGGTCCGTAACCGCTACATTTTATACGATCTGGTTTCGGAAACAGGGACCTTCTTAAATGGTAAAAAAATTCTGAGACCGAGGATCTTATACGATTTTGACGAGATTGGAATCGGCAAGGCTCTACTCGTTTTCCGAGGCAAGTAA
- a CDS encoding DUF4505 family protein: MRIYFYRIDSNARLFHEDSELTDKKFLDFFFTHLEKNRTGKYPEYPYISPCGKEMNFVQTEHYPILFKHRVGDKLYYGGEKGILFQPENLKFDDFGNLLHPFQKEIWGRISTEILLDPELKWRENSENWDLIWKGKEFHIPKFDPNFKSEIS; the protein is encoded by the coding sequence TTGAGGATCTATTTCTATCGAATCGACTCGAACGCTAGACTTTTCCACGAGGATTCCGAATTGACGGATAAAAAGTTTTTAGACTTCTTCTTCACTCATCTAGAAAAAAATCGCACAGGCAAATACCCGGAATATCCTTATATCTCTCCTTGCGGGAAAGAAATGAATTTCGTGCAAACGGAACATTACCCGATTCTGTTTAAACATAGAGTTGGAGATAAACTCTATTATGGAGGGGAAAAAGGGATCTTATTCCAGCCGGAAAATTTAAAGTTCGATGATTTTGGAAATCTACTCCACCCGTTTCAAAAAGAGATCTGGGGAAGGATCTCAACGGAAATCCTATTAGATCCGGAATTAAAATGGAGAGAAAATTCTGAAAATTGGGATCTGATCTGGAAAGGAAAAGAATTCCATATCCCAAAATTCGATCCGAACTTTAAAAGCGAGATCTCTTAG
- a CDS encoding O-antigen ligase family protein, whose amino-acid sequence MKRIFFSQISETSGKVSLYSLLLFLLAFPLSVSASQILAGLSIFCFIFSPKENFQKIRVYLLPWALILGAYTLVFISSLVHFEEYSHFWKTFTRQSEAGDFWLSILFPIAAVHSSDEKKRKLIYKYLWISFLLVLISGIASVFSEYRLGKFISNGFTPAPGDRRQHPAGPLFGLETYLPIGLMNTHLTYGGLISFYIPGLVLLVLQKIKKKDLKRSFGFGVLLLLASWVFLLNQSKSAWLGVLAVTVYFILSKWKDFSGKFPRITPVRVLILISVLVSLGAAVRFFYQKNWLLQRTLAQLTEIQTPENQRYWIYKLSLPLLAENPILGTGGGRFKETSSEVSKTFIQKNEQLWYELYITPNKHAHNDILEFAIVGGWLSGILWIGFFYLLFRKIATSSLEEGNFPLIGVGFIWVAGFFQCYLLDDEVALPFFALAGLLWGREKETASQFSKASVIFLSFTFLLNTSFWIWRLSIPAELAYGRQVFASSSPLAKKIERRILPFRNQTEEREKRISETIQVSASEGNSEFSVEGCLTHRYPNPAKRRKEDYSFGIYISPEWKNPPTKMEVTVFSEESFDEDKLYWSHRKYDLGTREMGLKPGWNSFVWKETMELSKITIFPDIVFFRSFKIRFGGFDPENTMDLPILDLGDLCDFRLE is encoded by the coding sequence GTGAAACGTATCTTCTTTTCTCAAATATCCGAGACCTCCGGAAAAGTCTCTTTATATTCCTTATTATTATTCTTACTAGCTTTTCCACTTTCCGTTTCCGCCTCTCAAATCCTGGCGGGATTGAGCATTTTCTGTTTTATATTCTCACCTAAGGAAAATTTCCAAAAGATCAGAGTGTATCTTCTGCCCTGGGCGTTAATCTTAGGTGCTTATACTTTAGTATTCATTTCCTCTCTGGTACACTTCGAAGAATATTCCCATTTCTGGAAAACGTTCACAAGACAATCGGAGGCGGGAGACTTTTGGCTTTCGATCCTATTCCCGATAGCGGCAGTACATTCCTCCGACGAAAAAAAAAGAAAGCTGATCTATAAATATTTATGGATCTCGTTTTTACTGGTATTGATCTCAGGGATCGCTTCCGTATTCAGCGAATATAGACTCGGAAAATTTATCTCCAACGGTTTTACACCTGCGCCCGGAGATAGAAGGCAACATCCGGCAGGACCACTTTTCGGTTTAGAAACGTATCTTCCGATCGGTTTGATGAACACTCATTTAACCTATGGCGGATTAATTTCTTTTTATATTCCAGGACTTGTACTTCTTGTTTTGCAAAAGATCAAGAAGAAGGATCTAAAACGTAGCTTTGGATTCGGGGTCCTTCTCCTATTAGCATCCTGGGTGTTTTTACTCAACCAAAGTAAGTCCGCATGGCTTGGAGTTTTAGCGGTTACTGTGTATTTTATTCTAAGCAAATGGAAAGATTTCTCAGGCAAATTTCCCAGGATCACACCGGTGCGAGTCCTTATTCTAATTTCCGTTTTGGTCTCACTCGGAGCGGCAGTTCGATTCTTTTATCAAAAAAATTGGTTATTACAAAGAACTCTCGCCCAACTCACAGAGATCCAAACACCAGAAAACCAAAGATATTGGATCTATAAACTCAGCCTTCCTCTACTCGCAGAAAATCCGATTTTGGGAACCGGAGGAGGAAGATTTAAGGAAACCAGTTCAGAGGTTTCCAAAACATTTATCCAAAAGAATGAACAACTTTGGTACGAGTTGTATATTACTCCGAATAAACACGCTCATAATGATATATTAGAATTTGCGATCGTGGGCGGATGGCTTTCCGGAATTTTATGGATCGGCTTTTTCTATCTTTTATTTAGAAAGATCGCAACATCCAGTTTGGAAGAAGGAAATTTTCCTTTGATCGGTGTTGGCTTCATCTGGGTGGCTGGGTTCTTCCAATGTTATCTTTTGGACGATGAGGTTGCACTTCCCTTTTTCGCATTGGCCGGGCTTTTATGGGGAAGAGAGAAGGAAACCGCCTCTCAATTTTCCAAAGCTTCTGTAATCTTCTTAAGTTTTACATTTCTTTTAAATACTTCCTTTTGGATCTGGAGACTTTCTATTCCGGCAGAACTTGCGTATGGAAGACAGGTTTTTGCCTCGTCTTCTCCACTTGCTAAAAAGATAGAAAGGCGTATCCTTCCTTTTAGGAACCAAACCGAGGAGAGAGAAAAAAGAATTTCGGAAACGATCCAAGTCTCTGCCTCGGAAGGAAATTCTGAATTTTCGGTAGAAGGATGTCTTACCCATAGATACCCAAACCCAGCCAAACGCAGAAAAGAAGATTATTCGTTCGGGATCTATATCTCTCCCGAATGGAAAAATCCGCCGACTAAGATGGAAGTCACTGTATTTTCGGAAGAATCTTTTGATGAGGACAAACTCTATTGGTCTCATAGAAAATATGATTTGGGAACTCGTGAAATGGGTCTGAAACCCGGTTGGAATTCCTTTGTCTGGAAAGAGACCATGGAACTTTCAAAAATTACGATCTTTCCGGATATCGTATTTTTTAGGAGTTTTAAGATCCGTTTTGGAGGTTTCGATCCGGAAAACACAATGGATCTGCCAATTTTAGATTTAGGAGATCTTTGCGATTTTAGATTAGAGTAA
- a CDS encoding glycosyltransferase family 2 protein, giving the protein MAESVKTKESSSPKKKKSKPKAPLSRNEVRDRFLKKLSVAIITYNEEANIGDCIKSCRDIADEIIVLDSNSTDKTKEISESFPEVRFSSQNFKGHVEQKNDAISLCKNEWILSLDADERLSEELKRSLRTFLESPEDPSLNGLKVSRLTFHMGRFIRFSGWYPQTKYRVIRKSKSTWTGENPHDYLVVEGKGKKIKGDILHYSFADLAQQVDTINKFSSIVSWTRWKKNKKFSLARTIVKPFGKFVEIYFFKLGFLDGFPGFTIAISSAYSTFLKEAKIYELGKNLIERPSNLRKDYGK; this is encoded by the coding sequence ATGGCAGAATCCGTTAAAACAAAGGAATCTTCTTCCCCTAAAAAAAAGAAATCCAAACCTAAGGCGCCTCTCAGTAGAAACGAGGTCCGGGATAGATTTCTAAAAAAACTTTCCGTTGCGATCATCACCTATAATGAAGAAGCGAATATCGGAGATTGTATCAAATCCTGTAGGGATATCGCGGACGAGATCATAGTTTTAGATTCCAATAGCACTGATAAGACCAAAGAGATCAGCGAGTCTTTTCCTGAGGTGCGTTTTTCCTCTCAGAATTTTAAGGGACATGTAGAACAGAAGAATGATGCGATCTCTCTCTGTAAGAATGAATGGATCCTGTCTTTAGATGCGGACGAACGTCTGAGTGAGGAACTTAAGAGATCCCTTCGTACATTTTTAGAAAGCCCGGAAGATCCGTCTTTGAACGGACTCAAAGTTTCCAGACTTACCTTTCATATGGGAAGGTTTATCCGTTTTTCGGGATGGTATCCTCAGACCAAATATCGTGTTATCCGAAAGTCCAAGTCGACATGGACAGGGGAAAATCCGCATGATTACTTGGTGGTGGAAGGTAAGGGCAAAAAGATAAAAGGGGATATCCTACATTATAGTTTTGCGGACCTTGCCCAACAAGTGGATACGATCAATAAATTTTCCTCTATCGTTTCTTGGACTCGTTGGAAGAAAAATAAAAAATTCTCATTAGCCCGAACGATCGTCAAACCGTTCGGCAAATTTGTGGAGATCTACTTTTTCAAACTCGGATTCCTGGATGGTTTCCCTGGATTTACGATCGCGATCTCTTCCGCATATTCCACTTTTTTAAAGGAAGCAAAGATCTACGAATTGGGGAAAAATTTGATAGAACGCCCTTCAAATCTACGAAAAGATTACGGGAAATAA
- the queF gene encoding preQ(1) synthase, whose translation MSHQQESIGISAYAGRQDHIPSLKLPEIESFANVYEGKDYTIDFTIPEFTAVCPKTGLPDFGVIEISYIPKAKCIELKSLKEYILAYRNLGIFHENVVNRILEDLVQSVDPKYIKVKGDYNLRGGIKTIVTREYISK comes from the coding sequence ATGAGCCATCAACAAGAGTCGATCGGAATTTCCGCTTATGCGGGAAGACAGGACCATATCCCCAGTCTGAAACTTCCCGAGATAGAATCTTTCGCCAATGTTTACGAAGGTAAGGATTACACAATCGATTTTACCATTCCAGAATTCACCGCGGTTTGTCCTAAAACCGGATTGCCGGATTTCGGAGTGATCGAGATCAGCTATATACCAAAGGCAAAATGTATAGAGCTGAAATCCTTGAAAGAGTATATTCTCGCCTATAGGAACCTGGGAATTTTCCATGAGAATGTGGTAAATCGGATCTTAGAAGATCTGGTCCAATCCGTGGATCCTAAATATATCAAGGTTAAAGGAGACTATAACCTGAGAGGTGGGATCAAGACAATCGTCACGAGAGAGTACATAAGCAAATGA
- a CDS encoding LBBP_01157 family protein: MAKGRQKSGFWNKLFFWRKKKTVSAETEKEVVRDSRGYTWELKDLREKAERFFVTRKKLSGTIFESPSLRLTKNNRNLFRLEGKEKSGREYSLVISTGNYLTEQAGKISGVIFLGEAELNRLLSGDHKSLKSILSGINTPNWDEESWAVLQEEPDLKRSADSWKEILTWEPIWKQQILINLRPSTIAVLLVFLGKEFEDMFQANSSERVKQIVSKELYFLNVSGNRNSPHSENLTLYEFDSAKREFESVLSKIRAKKDK, from the coding sequence ATGGCTAAGGGCAGACAAAAATCTGGGTTTTGGAATAAGCTCTTTTTCTGGAGAAAGAAAAAGACAGTCTCTGCCGAAACGGAAAAGGAAGTCGTTAGAGATAGTAGGGGTTATACCTGGGAATTAAAAGACCTAAGAGAAAAGGCGGAGCGCTTTTTTGTGACCCGTAAAAAACTTTCCGGAACTATTTTTGAGAGTCCCTCCCTAAGGCTGACTAAAAATAACCGCAATCTATTTCGTTTAGAAGGGAAAGAAAAATCAGGCAGAGAATATTCTTTAGTAATCTCTACCGGAAACTATCTAACGGAACAAGCAGGAAAGATCAGTGGTGTGATTTTTTTAGGAGAAGCGGAACTAAACCGTTTATTGAGCGGAGACCATAAGAGTCTAAAAAGTATCTTATCCGGGATCAATACTCCGAACTGGGACGAGGAATCATGGGCCGTTCTCCAGGAAGAACCGGACCTAAAACGCTCTGCCGATTCTTGGAAAGAAATTTTAACTTGGGAGCCGATCTGGAAACAACAGATACTCATCAATTTACGCCCAAGTACGATCGCAGTGTTACTGGTATTTTTAGGAAAAGAATTCGAAGATATGTTCCAGGCAAATTCTTCCGAAAGAGTGAAACAAATCGTTTCCAAAGAGCTGTATTTTTTAAACGTAAGCGGGAATAGGAATTCTCCGCATTCCGAAAATTTGACACTGTACGAATTCGATTCCGCTAAAAGGGAATTTGAGTCGGTGCTTTCTAAAATTCGGGCTAAAAAGGATAAATGA
- the gmhA gene encoding D-sedoheptulose 7-phosphate isomerase, translated as MNLKEIASKQIQDSIETKKAVLDTLLPEIEEAGKIASEVLKKGNTILFCGNGGSSCDASHIAAELVVRYKSGNERRALPALALNADSAVLTACSNDYGYEFVFSRQVEAFGKPGDLLVGLSTSGNSKNVIAALESAKKIGMKTISLLGGDGGKMKGMADLDLIIPRKETARIQESHILIGHILCSIVEYELFQLG; from the coding sequence ATGAACTTAAAAGAGATCGCATCCAAACAGATCCAGGACTCGATTGAAACCAAAAAAGCGGTATTGGATACACTTCTTCCGGAGATCGAAGAAGCGGGAAAGATCGCTTCCGAAGTATTAAAAAAAGGGAATACGATCCTTTTTTGTGGGAACGGTGGGTCTTCTTGTGATGCGTCTCATATAGCAGCGGAACTTGTGGTACGTTACAAATCCGGGAACGAAAGAAGAGCTCTTCCTGCATTGGCATTGAACGCAGATTCTGCGGTGCTTACCGCTTGTTCCAACGATTATGGATATGAGTTCGTATTTTCTCGCCAGGTAGAAGCATTCGGAAAACCGGGTGATTTATTGGTTGGACTTTCTACCAGTGGAAATTCCAAAAACGTGATCGCAGCTCTCGAGTCCGCTAAAAAGATCGGAATGAAAACGATTTCTCTTTTAGGAGGAGATGGCGGAAAGATGAAAGGAATGGCGGATCTGGATCTGATTATTCCAAGGAAAGAAACTGCGCGTATCCAAGAATCTCATATTCTGATCGGTCATATTCTTTGTTCCATTGTGGAATACGAACTCTTTCAGTTAGGATAA
- a CDS encoding ATP-binding cassette domain-containing protein, with the protein MEGNHQAELILSIQDLDVKIGSSYILKHFDFQISKKEIHALVGESGSGKSTFASTVLGLLNEEASVTWKNFSIFSQNIPSGDFSLWKNWRGKRISLIPQTAAIGLHPFLSIGSQIMEYFSLIHPEFANEETCLRLLKEFGLSDPKAAWKARPHQLSGGERQRILILFSVYSGAELILADEPTSALDPITGKAILELLKTRVKDLGAGLLFISHDLSSARELADTITVMKSGEKLETLKRQNGSWEPSLEYSRKLFTLDENPA; encoded by the coding sequence TTGGAAGGTAACCACCAAGCCGAATTAATTCTTTCAATCCAAGACCTGGACGTAAAGATCGGGTCTTCTTATATTCTTAAACACTTCGATTTCCAAATTTCTAAAAAAGAAATCCATGCACTCGTGGGAGAATCCGGAAGCGGAAAATCCACATTTGCAAGTACAGTTCTCGGACTCCTAAATGAAGAAGCTTCCGTAACCTGGAAAAATTTTTCGATCTTCTCGCAAAACATACCAAGCGGAGATTTTTCTCTTTGGAAAAATTGGCGAGGAAAACGGATTAGTTTGATCCCACAAACCGCGGCAATCGGACTTCATCCTTTTTTAAGTATCGGTTCTCAGATCATGGAATATTTTTCACTGATCCACCCTGAGTTTGCGAATGAAGAAACTTGCCTCCGATTATTAAAAGAATTCGGGCTTTCCGATCCCAAAGCTGCATGGAAGGCGAGGCCTCACCAACTTTCCGGTGGAGAAAGACAGAGAATTTTAATCCTATTTTCGGTATATTCCGGAGCGGAACTCATTTTGGCAGATGAACCTACCTCGGCTTTAGACCCGATTACCGGGAAGGCCATCCTAGAACTTTTAAAAACCAGGGTGAAAGATCTGGGAGCGGGACTTCTATTTATTAGCCACGATCTTAGTTCTGCGAGAGAATTGGCCGATACTATAACTGTGATGAAATCCGGAGAAAAACTAGAAACCCTAAAAAGACAAAACGGTTCCTGGGAACCAAGTTTAGAGTATTCCAGAAAACTGTTTACTTTGGATGAAAATCCCGCTTAA